The window GCAGGCCCGGCACGAGCGACACGTCGTTGGCGCCGGGCGGCGGGCCGACGAACAGCATCGGCGCGGCCGCGCCGTGGTCGGTGCCCGAGGCGTTCTCCCCGATCCGGCGCCCGAACTCGCTGAACGTCATCACCAGCGTCCGCTCCTCCAGCCACCCCGGCAGCGGGCCGACCGGCACCCCGCTCGGGTCGAGCACCGGCGCGCCGCCCTTGGTGCCGTGGAAGAACGACTCCAGGGCCTGGTCCACGTCGGTCAGCCGCCCCGCGTGCAGGGCGAGCTGGTTGGCGTGGTTGTCGAAGCCGCCCGTCGAGACGAACACCACCTCCACGCCGAGGTCCGCCTCCAGCAGCGTCCGCGCCGTCATCAGCTGGTCGGCGAGGCCGCCCGGCGCCGCCGCGGTCAGCCCGCGCGTCGCGCTGTCGAGCGCGACGACGCTGGCGCAGATCTCGCCGTACGCCTGCCTGACCGGCTCCAGCGCGGTGTGCTGCGCGAAGCCGCCGTACGCCGCGTGCCGCGCGTTGCCGAGCGGCGTCGTGCCCTCGCTGAACTGCGTCGCCGCGAGCGCGTTGACCTGCGTCCCTGAGTAGGTCTCCCCGCGCAGCGCGTGCGCCAGCGTGCCGCCGATGCCGACGGCGCGCAGCTCGTCCGAGGCGACACCCGTACGGTCGAGGTGGCGGCCGATCCAGCCGGAGTCGCCGGCGTTGGCGGGGTTGCCGGACTGCCAGATGTCGTTCGAGACGAAGTGCGAGTAGCTGTGCTGCGGGTAGTCCACGCCCTGCACGATCGCGACGCGGCCCGCGCCGTACAGGCCGTGCACCGTCGACAGGGCCGGGTGCAGGCCGAGCGAGCCGTCGTCGGCGCCGCCGCGGTCGAGCGGCAGCAGCGAGCCCGGCGCGAGCGCGATCGACGGGCGCACCTTCTCGTACACCGCGCGGCGCGCGCCGTTGCGGGGGACGACCGTGTTGAGGCCGTCGTTGCCGCCGCCGAGGTCGATGACGACGAGCCGCCGTCGCGCGGCGTGCTGCGGGTTCGCGTCACCCCACGCCGCGCGCGTGAAGTACGGCGCGAGGACGTGCAGCGCGGCCGCCGCGCCGGCGCCCTTGAGGACCGTCCTCCTGGTGACGTCCATCTCAGATCACCTGCCAGTCCGGGCTCGCACCCACGAGCACGAACACGCTCGCCTGCTTCTCCGGCTCCTTGTCGGTGCCTGGACCGTCGAGGTACGACCGCAGCCGTAACGTCGTGTTGGTGGACAACCCCGACAGGCCCATGAACGCCGCCCAGCCGGCCAGGTCGCCCGACGCCGGCGCGGCGTTCAGCAGCCCCTTCTGCGCGTTGAGGAAGTAGCGGAACAGCGGCGCGAACATCTCGTAGCGGCCCAGCGCCGTGGTCTGCGACAGCCAGCCGAGACCGCTCGGCCAGCCCGCGACGCTCGGCGGGATCAGCAGCTCCTGTCCCGCGCGCGTCGGGATGCTGCTCATCGAGTGCGCCTCGTTCGTCCCGCCGGTGACGCTGAGCGCGATGCCGAGCACCTTCGCCGCGTGCACGAACAGCTCGACGGGCGAGCGGACCAGGCCGCGTCCGGCCGACTGGTCGGCGTGCCGCCACCCGGGGTGCAGGAGCATCGTGCGGACCGCCGCGGCGATGTCCCAGGCGTCGTTGGCGCGCAGCGCCGCCGCGACGTCCTGGACCACGGAGTCGGCGAGCAGGTCCGTCTCGTCGGGCGCGTAGCCGAACTGCTGCACCAGCTTGTACGCCACGAAGCGCGACGCGCTGCGGCCGCCGTCGTGGGCGAGCGCGGCCTCGGTGACCTCCTGGTACTCCGTGGCGTTGCGCGGGTCCGCCGCGGGGTAGCCGCCGATGGTCCTGCCCAGCACCGTCTTCGAGTCGTGCGCGTGCCGGGTGTCGGTGAACGTCGCCTGCCGCAGCCCCGTGTTGACGACCCAGCCCGTCAGCGCGCGCGCCGCCTCGCGGACGTCGGTCTCCGTGTAGACCTGCGGCAGCACCCCCAGCGTGAACAGCTCGAAGAGCTCGCGCGCGTAGTTCTCGTTGACGCCGCCGGCGTGGTTGCTGATGCCGTTCAGCCAGAACAGCATCGCCGGGTCGACGGTCATCGCGTTCGCCAGGGCACGGAAGCTGCCCAGCGCGTGGAGCCGCAGCGTCTGGTTCTGCACGACCATGTAGCCGGTGTCGGGCGGGTTCAGGTACGCCGTCGCCCAGTGGTCGTGCCAGAACAACGTCATCCGCTCCTCGAGCGGGTACGGCGTCGACCGCAGCCGCTCCAGCCACCACATCTGCGCGAGGTCGGGGTTCTCCAGGTAGTGCTCGGCGACGAGACGCTCGGGCTCGTCGAGGTGCGGCGTACGGCCCAGCGTCCCGACCGGCCCCGGCGGGAACAGGCTCGCGACGACGTCGGCGTACGGGACGCCCGTCCACTTGTCGAGGTCGGCCCTGGTCGCGCCGAACGCCGCCCTGCCGAACAGCCTGGCGACATCCGCTCGCGTAGCGAGGTCGGGCATGCGAGAGCTCCCACTTGCGTAGACGCGGGCATGCGGCTGGGAGCACGCAAAAGAGGACGAATCGTAGCGCCCCGGCCGCGACGAGGACAGAGGCGATCCAGAGGTACGCCGTCAGCGGGCGACGGGCGTGCGGACCACGCGGGCGTACGGCACGACGGCCGCGAGACCGTTGAGCACCGCGGCACCAGGGCTGCGCGGGGTCGCGACGGGGACGCCGAGGGCGGCGGACAGCCGCTCGCGCAGCAGTGACGCGGTGGCACCACCTCCGACCACGACGGGGCGCGACGTCGTCACGTCGGCGGCGTACCGCGCGGGCAGCTCCGCGACGACCTCGTCCACCGCGCGGCGCACCTGCTCCACCGCCGGGGCCAGGACGGCGTCGAGGTGCCCGCGCGGGACCGGCATCGCGATCGGTTCGCCGGTTCCCGTGTGGATCCCGGCGACCGCGCGGCCGTCGAACGCGCGCGCCGCCTCGGGCGCCGTGACCCACACCGAGGACGCGACGTGGATCCGCCGCCGCAGCGTCGTCGCCAGGTCGCCGACCCCCCACTCGAGCACGCGTTGCGCGCGGATCGTGCCGTCGCTGACGACCGCGACCTCGACGAGGCCCGCCCCCACGTCGATGACGAGCGCCGGCCGCGACGACGCGACGGCGACACCGGCGCCGATCGCCGCGGCAAGCGACTGCTCCACCTCGGTGACGTGCCGCGCGCCCGCGGCCGCGAGCACCCGCCGTACGGCATCCGCGGCGGACAGCAGCGCCGGCACCGCGACCGTGACGTCCACGCGCCGGCAGCCGAGGAGGTCGAGCTGCCGCCGCAGGACCGCGAGGCAGGCGACGTCGCCGACGACCCGGCCGTTGCGGATCCCCGCGGCCGGTGCGTCGAGCACGCGCCCGCGGCGCGGGCTCCACACGCGCACCCGGCTCGATCCGAGGTCCACGGCGACCGGCACGGAACGCACCAACCTGCTAGCCCTTCGCCGTCACTGCCTGGCACGGCGCGCAGAGCCGCGCGTGCGGCAACGCCTCGAGGCGTGCCCTGGCGACCGGCCGCTCGCAGCGCTCACAGACGCCGTACGTCCCCGCGTCGAGCCTGCGCAGCGCATCCTCGATGTCGGCCGCGGCACGACGCGCCGTGTTGAGCTGCCGCTCGACCATCGCCGGCTCGAACACCTGGCCGCCCCCGTCCTCGGGGTCGTCCCGCATCGTGTAGAGCTGCACGCTGAGCCGGCTGATCTCGTCGATCCGTTCGCGCCACTGCTCCTCGAGCGCCGACTTCACGTCGTCGCGCACCAGGACGTCCTCGCCGCCGCGCGCCACGGCCCACCTCCGGTCAGGGAATGCTCGTTCGCCCCGTTCGGGGGCACGGTCGCAGCGTAGGAACGACCGGAGCCCGTGGCCCGCCGTCAGCAGCAGCGCTTCACCGGGAACATCACGGTGCCGGTGACGATCCCGGGTCCCTGAGGATCCAGAAGAGCTGCGCCGGCGCCGGGACGAGGTTGCGCCACTCGCGGATCGCGGTCGTCGTCGCCAGCACGGCGTCGCCGGCGCGGACGACCGCCGCGTCGTGGCCCATGTCGAGCTGGACGAGTCCCGCCGCGACGACCACGAGCTCGACGCCCTTGTGCGTGACGGGCGGCTCCCCCACCTCACCGGGGCCGAGGTGGACGAGGTACGCGCGCAGGCCCACGGCCGGGTCGTCCACGAGCGCGGTCATCCCGCGCCGCGGTGCGGTGCGGTCGCGGCGCGCGATGACGTAGCCGGCGTCGGCCGGCTGCGCGAGGAGCTGGTCGACGCCGATGCCCAGCGCGCCCGCGAGCGTGAGCACCGTGTCGAGTGCGAGACCGCGGTGACCGGCCTCCGCCTGCGAGATCGCGCTGGGCGACACACCCGCCATCCGCGCGAGGTCGGACTGCGCGAGGCGGCGGCTCGCGCGCACGGCGCGCAGGCCCTGCGCGAGACGGCCGAGCGCCGCCTCCGGCTCCACCGTCAGGACGTCGCCGTCGAGCGCGAGGCGGAACATGCGGCCCTGCACGCCGCGGCGTCCCTCGGCGCGGACGACCCGGAGGTGCTCGCCGTCGACGTCGAGCACGCACTGCGTCACCCGCCGTACGCGCTCCAGCGCCGGCCGCAGGCGGCTGCCGGCCCGCCAGTACGCCACCGCCCCGACGTCGAACAGCTGCGGGCAGACCCGGCTGAAGAACCCCACCGCGCGGTCGACGCCGACCCGGGCGACGATCTCGTCGAGGTCCGCGACGACGAGCCGCCCGTCCGGTGTCGCCGCGTCGAGAATGGCCCGTTCCAGCGCGACGAGGTCGCTGTGCGGACGACCGGTACGGGCGTCGACGACGCGGACGTGCGCGCCGTAGCGAGACCGTACGCGCGCGGGCGGGTCGCCGAGCGTCACGTACGTCGCCGGGCCCGGCATCGCGGGGTCGAGGAACGCCCGGTGCAGCACGTCGTGCAGGGGCGCGGAGCCACCGGCCCACACGACGTTGTCGCCCACCATCAGCCCGCCGAGGGCCTCGTCGAGAGCCGGGATGCCGCTGCTGCGCACGTACATACATCGACCCTACGCGTAAGCGTTGCTAATAGGCGCTGGTCGCCGCTCCGACGAGAGAGCGGCCCGCACCTGGCTGCACTCCGGCTGAGGCTGCCGACCCGGAAACAGCCGGCGAACAGCACTCCTGGGGGCCGATCGACTCGTGGTGATGTGGTTCCGACCGCCGGCAGAAACCGTCGGAAAGGACTACGCCACCCCCCTGTCGGACATGGAAGACCGCGCCTACTCTTGCCAACCTCGCACTTGTCGAGTTCTGGGGGGGTCCAGATGCGCTCCATGCCAGCGCGCCGTCGTCTTGCCATCACCGGCGTCGCCGCCGCCATTCTCTCGCTCGCCGTCCAGGGTGGCGCCCACGCCACCGCGGCCGGCCCGGCACCCGCGCCGCAGGAGCTCGACGAGGCCACGGCCGCGTCGCTCGCCCGCCAGCGCGGCACCCGCGTCGAGGTCGACGCCAAGCGCACGGAGCGCGACACGCTCTGGGCCAACCCGGATGGGACGTTCACGCTCGACCTGTCGTCGGTTGCCGTACGCAGCCGCGAGGACGGCGTGTGGACGCCGGTCGACACGACGCTCGCCCGTCGCGCCGACGGCACCGTCACGCCGAGCTCGGTGCCCGGCGACGTCGAACTGTCCGGCGGTGGCGCTACGCCGATGCTGAGCATCGGCCGCGACCGCGGCCGCCTCGACCTGACGTGGCCCGCGTCGCTGCCGGTGCCGTCGCTGGACGGCCCGGTCGCGACGTACCGCGACGTCCTGCCCGGAGTCGACCTCGTGCTCACGGTGTCGCCCGAGGCGGTGTCCCAGGTGCTCGTGGTCCGCGACCGCGCCGCCGCCGCGAACCCGGCGCTGCGCCGGCTGACGTTCGGCACGCGTACGAGCGGGCTCACGCTCGAGGAGCGCGACGGCGGGTACCGCGCGATCGCCGCCGACGGGTCCACGGTGCTGCGCGGCGGCCGGCCGGCCATGTGGGACTCCCGCGGTCGCGCGCTCGGCGGCGACAACCGGCACGTCGCGCCTGCCGAGGGCGACAAGGTGGCGCCGATGACGCTCGCGATCGAACCGGGGTCACTCGCGATCGTGCCCGACGCGTCGCTGCTGGCCGCGCCTGACACGGCGTTCCCGCTGTACATCGACCCGGCGTGGAACGCCTCGCGCATCGAGTGGGGGATGATCGACAAGACGTACCCGTCGAACGTGTACCACAACTGGACCGGCGACCAGGGCGTCGGCTACCAGAACTTCGACGGCGTCAGCACCAAGCGCCTGATGTGGGAGTTCAACACCAGCGGCCTC is drawn from Frankiaceae bacterium and contains these coding sequences:
- a CDS encoding DUF1501 domain-containing protein produces the protein MDVTRRTVLKGAGAAAALHVLAPYFTRAAWGDANPQHAARRRLVVIDLGGGNDGLNTVVPRNGARRAVYEKVRPSIALAPGSLLPLDRGGADDGSLGLHPALSTVHGLYGAGRVAIVQGVDYPQHSYSHFVSNDIWQSGNPANAGDSGWIGRHLDRTGVASDELRAVGIGGTLAHALRGETYSGTQVNALAATQFSEGTTPLGNARHAAYGGFAQHTALEPVRQAYGEICASVVALDSATRGLTAAAPGGLADQLMTARTLLEADLGVEVVFVSTGGFDNHANQLALHAGRLTDVDQALESFFHGTKGGAPVLDPSGVPVGPLPGWLEERTLVMTFSEFGRRIGENASGTDHGAAAPMLFVGPPPGANDVSLVPGL
- a CDS encoding DUF1800 family protein produces the protein MPDLATRADVARLFGRAAFGATRADLDKWTGVPYADVVASLFPPGPVGTLGRTPHLDEPERLVAEHYLENPDLAQMWWLERLRSTPYPLEERMTLFWHDHWATAYLNPPDTGYMVVQNQTLRLHALGSFRALANAMTVDPAMLFWLNGISNHAGGVNENYARELFELFTLGVLPQVYTETDVREAARALTGWVVNTGLRQATFTDTRHAHDSKTVLGRTIGGYPAADPRNATEYQEVTEAALAHDGGRSASRFVAYKLVQQFGYAPDETDLLADSVVQDVAAALRANDAWDIAAAVRTMLLHPGWRHADQSAGRGLVRSPVELFVHAAKVLGIALSVTGGTNEAHSMSSIPTRAGQELLIPPSVAGWPSGLGWLSQTTALGRYEMFAPLFRYFLNAQKGLLNAAPASGDLAGWAAFMGLSGLSTNTTLRLRSYLDGPGTDKEPEKQASVFVLVGASPDWQVI
- a CDS encoding rod shape-determining protein, with protein sequence MPVAVDLGSSRVRVWSPRRGRVLDAPAAGIRNGRVVGDVACLAVLRRQLDLLGCRRVDVTVAVPALLSAADAVRRVLAAAGARHVTEVEQSLAAAIGAGVAVASSRPALVIDVGAGLVEVAVVSDGTIRAQRVLEWGVGDLATTLRRRIHVASSVWVTAPEAARAFDGRAVAGIHTGTGEPIAMPVPRGHLDAVLAPAVEQVRRAVDEVVAELPARYAADVTTSRPVVVGGGATASLLRERLSAALGVPVATPRSPGAAVLNGLAAVVPYARVVRTPVAR
- a CDS encoding TraR/DksA C4-type zinc finger protein, which encodes MARGGEDVLVRDDVKSALEEQWRERIDEISRLSVQLYTMRDDPEDGGGQVFEPAMVERQLNTARRAAADIEDALRRLDAGTYGVCERCERPVARARLEALPHARLCAPCQAVTAKG
- a CDS encoding XRE family transcriptional regulator yields the protein MYVRSSGIPALDEALGGLMVGDNVVWAGGSAPLHDVLHRAFLDPAMPGPATYVTLGDPPARVRSRYGAHVRVVDARTGRPHSDLVALERAILDAATPDGRLVVADLDEIVARVGVDRAVGFFSRVCPQLFDVGAVAYWRAGSRLRPALERVRRVTQCVLDVDGEHLRVVRAEGRRGVQGRMFRLALDGDVLTVEPEAALGRLAQGLRAVRASRRLAQSDLARMAGVSPSAISQAEAGHRGLALDTVLTLAGALGIGVDQLLAQPADAGYVIARRDRTAPRRGMTALVDDPAVGLRAYLVHLGPGEVGEPPVTHKGVELVVVAAGLVQLDMGHDAAVVRAGDAVLATTTAIREWRNLVPAPAQLFWILRDPGSSPAP